The region CGCATCTATGTGAACATCGTTGCGGCATCGCCATGTGCTTGCTGGTAGCCTGCTGTCGCTAGTGATCTGACGAGCTGCCTTCGCTTGTCTGGCACCTGCACTCACGGCAGGCCATCCCGAGCTTGAGAAAGGATCGCACTGTGGATCGACAGACTCTGATCAACCACCTGAATGAAGATCTCGCCGGCGAGCTGAGCGCGATCATCCAGTACATCACCTACGCGGCCAAGTGCACCGGCCCCTACCGCCCGCAGCTGTCCCAGTTCTTCCTGGCCGAGGTCCCCGACGAGCAGGGCCACGCCCAGTTTCTCGCCAACAAGATCGTGGCCCTGGGCGGCGAGCCGACCACCGTGGCCCGCCCGGTGGCCGCCGCCGAGACCAACCGCGAGATGCTGGAGGCCGTGCTGGCCGCCGAGCGCAAGGCCACCAAGGACTACACCGCCCGCGCCATCGAGGCCGAGGCGGCGGGCGAGAAGGGCCTGGCCATCCAGCTGGAGAATATGATCTTGGATGAGAGCGGCCACGCCGAGGAGACCGAGCGTATCCTGCGCGACTGGCCGCTGTAGACGCGCCCGCGATCAGCTGCCGGGCGCGGTGGTGAAGCAGCACGGCGGCGGGCAGATCGTCACGCTGATCCAGCCGACCGAGGCGCTGCTGGCGGCGGCTGGTGAGGCCGCCATCCACCATCGGCTAGGCGAGCGACGCCAGGATACCTGCGTATCCTGGCGTCGCTGCTCTTGCGATTAACAGCTAGGTGTTAGTTGGGCGAAGATGTCTGATTCTGCGAGTTTTTGCCTGTGCCTTTTGGCCGGGGCGTAGAGCGCCTGTGCTACTATCGTCCCACGGCAAAATAGTTTGTGTTACGAAGGGTTCTCTTTGTCCGTAGGGGGATTCTCGATGGCGTATCCAGCTTCTCGTCGGCCCGCGTTCTACCTCGCATCGCTTGCTCTGAT is a window of Chloroflexia bacterium SDU3-3 DNA encoding:
- a CDS encoding ferritin-like domain-containing protein, with product MDRQTLINHLNEDLAGELSAIIQYITYAAKCTGPYRPQLSQFFLAEVPDEQGHAQFLANKIVALGGEPTTVARPVAAAETNREMLEAVLAAERKATKDYTARAIEAEAAGEKGLAIQLENMILDESGHAEETERILRDWPL